The Ferrimonas balearica DSM 9799 genome includes the window GCAGGTGATTGGTGGCGAGCGCGATGCGGTGCGTTACGCCAAAGGCGACGTGGTGTTCATCAATGAACGCCTGCCGCTGGGGGAGAAGTTCGGCATCTACATGCTGGCACGCCGTTTTGTCGATCCGGACACCAAAGAGTTTCTGGGTCAGGAGGCGCTGATGACCGCCACCGGCCGGGTGATTGAGAGCGGCACCGTATCCCGTATTGAGCTGCTGAGCATGCGCCAGGAGGTGAAGACCGGGCATCGGGTTATGGCACTGGAGGATGACCTGCTGCTGCCCGCCTATATGATGCCGACGGCGGCACCGCACGGCGCGGACGGCCGGGTGATCGCCTCCGATGCCATGGTGCGTGAGATTGGTCCGCTGGAAGTGGCCATCATCAACCGCGGCAGTGAGGATGGCGCTGCGGCGGGCCAGGTTTATGCCATTTCCAAAGAGGGCACCGAAGTGGTGGAGCAGGGGGATGGCGAGTTTGTCCAACCGGAAGACCGCCGTGCCTATGACGAGATGGTGGCCACCCTGTCCGATGGCCGAACCATCAAGCAGCCTGAGGTCTACCGTGGTGAACTGATGCTGTTTAAGACCTATGACCGGGTCAGCCTCGGGCTGATTGTGAACGGTCGCCACCCGGTGCGCCTGCTGGATGTGTTGAGCCGGCCGGAACCGCTGGTGTTTGGCAGTGACTCCGACTAATGAGTTAGCCCGCTGGCTTGCCCTGGACGCGGTGTCCAGGGTGAGTCGGGTGCGGAAGAGGGCGCTGCTGGAGCGAATACCCTGGCGCCAGCTCTGGACCGAGGCGGAGCGGGGTCGAATACCCGGCTGGTCGGCGGCACAACACCGGGCTCTGTTGGAGCCGGACTCAGCCGCGATAGACCAAGCCCTCAGTTGGCTCAACGCTTCTCCCCATCATCACCTTGTTACTCTCTCCGATTCGCTCTACCCCTCTTCACTAAAACACCTTCCTGATGCGCCCATCCTGCTGTTCGTGGCAGGCAACCCCGATCTGCTTCAACACAGTTCTATAGCCATGGTTGGCAGCCGCAACGCTTCACTCGCTGGTCGGCAACTGGCTGAACGGTGGGCGAGCCAGCTGGCGGAGCTGGGCTGGTCGGTGGTGTCCGGGCTGGCGGAGGGGATCGATGGTGCGGCCCACCGCGGTGCACTGGCGGTGGGAGGCGTCACCATCAGCGTTGAGGGGTGCGGCCTGGACCGCATCTATCCGCGACGCCATCGTACTCTGGCTGAACAGATTGAACAGCAGGGCGCCCGGGTTTCGGAGTTCTGGCCCGGTATCGCACCGCGTCCCGCCCACTTTCCCCTTCGCAATCGCATTGTCAGTGGCCTGAGCCTGGGCACCATTGTGGTGGAGGCGGGGCTGCGCAGTGGCTCGTTGATCACCGCCCGGCTGGCGGCTGAGCAGGGGCGGGAGGTGTTTGCCGTACCGGGCAGTGTGCAGGACCCGAACCGGATGGGATGCCATCAATTGATTCAGAATGGTGCCAAATTGGTCACTGATCCGGTCGATATCCTTGAGGAGCTGATGTTGCAGTTGCCGCAGGCGGCACTGGAGCGGATGATCAGCTCGTCGCAGGGCGACGTACAAAGTTTGCCTGTCCCGGCGTTGTTAGATAGTGTGGATTACGACGCAACACCTATCGATAACGTGGTGGCTCGCAGCCAGTTACCGGTGGAGGTTGTGCTAGAGCAACTGACCGAGATGGAACTGGACGGGTGGGTTGCAGCGGTGCCCGGTGGCTATGTTCGGCTTAGGGGGAAATGATTATGTTCGACATTTTAATGTACCTGTTTGAGACCTATGTACAGAGCGATGTTGAACTTTTGTTCGACCGCGAAGAGTTGACCGATGAATTGAGCCGGGCTGGCTTTCGTTCCGACGAGATTGGCAAAGCGCTGATCTGGATCGAAAAGCTGGCGGCATTGCAGGATTCGGACCGCCACCCCTATCTCACCGGCGTAGAGCCCGGCAGTTTCCGGATCTACACCGCTGAAGAGGTGGCTCGTCTCGACACTGAAAGTCGGGGCTTCCTGATGTTCCTGGAGCAGATCCAGGTACTCTCCGCCACCACCCGTGAAATGGTGATTGACCGGGTTATGGAGCTGGATGGAGAACCGTTGTCACTGGATGACCTGAAATGGGTGGTACTGATGGTGCTGTTCAATGCCCCGGGCAACGAACAGGCTTACACCCAGATGGAAGACCTGATATTTGAGGAGCCGGAAGGGCTGCTCCACTAAGGGCAAAAAAACAGGGCGCCAATTTGGCGCCCTGTTTGCGTTCAGAAGTGAAGGTGACCTTCACTGTTGGCCAGCTGTGCCGGACGCAGGTAGTCACGGTAGCCATAGCGGTTCAGCTTGCGCGGGTAGGGCGAGGCATCCGCCTCTTCTGGCAGCGGTGCTGCTGCCCACTCCGTCAGCCACTGGCTGAAGCCGGCCTGGTGGGCCTCGGCAGTGTCACTCAGGATGGTGGCGTACCCTTCGGCGTAATCCCCTTTAAGCGGCTTGGTGATCGCCACCAGGCTGTCGGGCGCCTGCTCTGCCAGGTAACGCACCGCCATGTAGCTCCAGCGGTAGGTGCGGTCCAGCCCGTCGTCATATTCGGTGGCAAAGATGGTCTCCAGACTCGGCCACTCCGCCGGATCGGTATCCTGCAGCAGCTTCTGGGCCTGGCGGTTGTCCTCACCCTTTGAGATGTATTCCGCCATCCCTTCAGCCCACCACACCATCTGGCCGGGGAAGTGCCCGAAGCCGCCGTACTTGATGTAGCGACCGTCGAGATAGTGGATGTACTCGTGGTTCAGATTCCAGACATTGAACTCCGGCAACCACCAACCACGGAACGCAAAGAAGCGGGCCTGGTTGCCCTCCGCCTGCGGCGTGCCCTCAATGTACATCCCACCGTTGTCGGTGCTGATATCAAACAGCAGCTGGCCGTAGGCGTTGTACTGGCTCCAGTTCTTAAACACCACCACTTCCAGTGCGGTGTTGTAGTCGTTGACCACCGGGGTCATGCCGGTGCCCAGCAGCTGGTGGAAGTGATCCTCCTGGGAGGTCAGCTTGTCGCAGCTTTCGGCCAATTCGGCTTCATTGAGATCCTGAGTTCGAATCACCAGGCGTTCGGTACAAGCGTGGGTGATGGGCAATACCGCTTCCGGCTCGGGGATGGCGCACAGGTCGCCATAGGTCTCTTTGCAGGCTTCCTGACCCAGGAAGGCGTTGACCAGATAACCGAGGGTAAAGGCGGTTTTGGCTGCGTCACCGCGTTGGCTGAGATCCTGGCGGGCGATGGCAGCCACGGCCTGATCCTGGGCTTCGCCCTTCTCTTCGGACAGCAACAGGCGCTGGTGGGCCAGTACCCAGTAGGCGTTCTGCAGCGGCCAGTCCTGGCCCTGATAGTGGGCACCGGCGCTGGCGGCGTAGCGGGTCAGGGCCTCGGTCAGCTCACGTTCCGTCAGGGCAGCGTGCAGCGGATTCTCAGCGTCTTTGCGACGCACCTGGTGCATCAGCAGGCCGGGGGCACGCAGCAGTTCCCATAGGGCGTACTCCTGAGCCAAGGTTTGCGGTGCCTGTTCAGCGAAGCGGTCCAGTTGGCGGATCAGGCTGGGAAGGAGCGCTTCAGCATAAGGCTGCATCGCTTCCTGACCGTAGTAGCGGTAGAACGCCACCGCCCACTGTTCGGCAAGACGGGGCTCAGCCAGTGCATCGAGGGATTTGCCCTGAGCCAGCATCGCGCTGTGCAGTTGCTGCTGTTGCGCTTCGGTCAGGGTGTCGGGATCACCGAAATAGGAGAAGGCGCGCAGGTAATCCAGTGCCGGTTCGGCTTCGCCCCGGCTCAGGTTATCGAGTGCCAGTGGCAGTTGGGCCGGGTCCGGTTGCTGCCAGTTGGTGAGCGTAACCGGTTGGGGTTGAGGCAGGGTGGTACAGGCGCCCAGCAGGCCGGTTAGGGCCAGGGGGAGAAGTAAACGCATTGTCAGTCCCTTGTTTATTTTTGTATACAATATTCCACTGTGCGACCCCAATGCAATCCCACCCCGAGTGCTGGTAAAATCAACTCAGTTCATTGAGTGGTTGGAAAAGGTTCATGTCCAAGATCGACCAGCAGCTGTTCACGACCCACGAACATGCCCTGGAACGGGAATACGGTGTTTGCCCTGAATGCGGCAGCGAACTGGCTGTGCGCCACGGTAAGCACGGCGCCTTCCTGGGCTGCCAAAGCTACCCCACCTGTGAATACCACCGTCCCCTGGTGGAGAAAACCACAGTAGAAGCCGAGATCCTCGAGGGCACTGAGTGCCCGCTGTGTGGGCACCCCCTGGCCCTCAAGTCGGGACGCTACGGTTTCTACATCGGGTGCAGTGACTTTCCCCAGTGTCACTACATTGCCAAGGATGAGCCTGAAACGCCGGCCACTAAGGTTGCGTGCCCAAGCTGTCGAAGCGGTGAGTTGATGGAGCGAACCAACCGGTTTGGCAAGAAGTTCTACGCTTGCAGCGGTTACCCAAAATGCAAGTATTTGCTCAATTTCCCGCCGGTAGCGGAGCCCTGTCCCGACTGTGGATGGCCGCTGCTGGTTGAGAAAAACGTGCGTGGACAGCGGCGTTGGGTCTGCCCCCAGCGTTCATGCAAATATCAGTCTGAGACGATATAATCCGCGCCACAATAACAATACTTCTGTCACCCACAACAAGGATTACCACCATGAGCACCCCGTTTGTTGCCGTACTGATGGGCTCCGATTCTGACCTTCCGACCATGCAGAGCACCCTCGATGTGCTGAAGGGCTTTGGCATTCGCTACGAAGCCAAAGTGACCTCTGCTCACCGCACTCCAGCCGCCACCCACGCCTACGTTCAGGACGCGGAAGCCCGTGGCTGTAAGGTGTTTATCTGTGCCGCTGGTCTGGCTGCCCACCTGGCTGGTGCCGTTGCCGGCATCACCACCCGTCCGGTGATCGGGGTGCCGATCGACAACGGGCCGTTGCAGGGCCACGATGCACTGCTGTCTACCGTTATGATGCCGGGCGGCGTACCGGTAGCGACCGTGGCCATCGGCAGTGCCGGTGCCAAGAACGCCGGTTACCTGGCTGCCCAGATGCTGGCGGTGGGTGATGACGAACTGGCCGCTGCCGTTAAAGCGGAGCGCCAGAAGAGCGCCGAGGCCGTTCAGGCCAAAGACGCGGCCCTGCAGGCCAAGCTGGCCGGTTAAAACAAGGAGGTACTGGTGAGTCGTATGCTGACCGTCAGTGAGGGCGCTGCCCTGATGGCCAAAGGTGGGGTCGTTGCGTACCCCACCGAAGCGGTTTTCGGATTGGGATGCGACCCCAGTAACGAGGAGGCGGTGTCCCGCCTCCTCGACATTAAGCAACGGCCGGTGGAGAAGGGACTTATCCTGATCGCCGCCAACTACGGTCAGTTGCTGCCCTTCGTCAATGATTCCGCCCTGCCAGACGCCCGCCGTGAAGCGGTGATGGCGCGCTGGCCGGGGCCGACCACCTGGGTGATGCCGGCACAACCGTCGGTACCCGGTTGGGTGACGGGTCAATTTGATACTCTGGCGGTTCGGGTGACCGATCACGCCATTGCCGCGGATCTGTGCCGCGCCTTTGGTGGCCCGGTGGTTTCCACCAGCGCTAACCTGACCGGTCAACCACCGTGTCGCAGTGCCGATGAGGTACTGGCTGCACTGGGCGACCGGGTGGATGGTGTGGTGATGGGTGACGTAGGGGGCCGCAAAGACCCCTCGATGATTCTCGATGCGATGACCGATCAGGTCTTCCGCACCTAAATTCCCTGTTCAAAAGGACTTGATATGGCTCCGGACGTGAACGCCGTAAAGCATTACCTTCTCTCTCTTCAGAACCAGATTTGTGAAGCCCTCGAGGGTGCCGATGGCGAAGCCCGCTTTCAGCGCGACCAGTGGCAGCGGGAAGAGGGCGGCGGCGGTGAGAGCCGGGTGCTGCGTGATGGCGCGGTGTTTGAACAGGCCGGGGTCAACTTCTCCCACGTGATGGGCGCCCAGATGCCGGCATCGGCCACCGCCCATCGCCCTGAGCTGGCGGGTCGTCGCTTTGAAGCGATGGGGGTGTCCCTGGTGATCCACCCGCACAACCCGCACATTCCCACCACCCACGCCAACGTGCGCTTCTTTATTGCCGAGAAGGATGGGGAAGATCCGGTGTGGTGGTTTGGCGGCGGTTTCGACCTGACCCCCTATTACCCGGTGGACGAAGACATTCGCCACTGGCACCAGGTGGCCCACGACCTGTGTGCGCCTTTTGGCGACCAGGTTTACGATGAATACAAAGCATGGTGTGACCGCTACTTCTTCCTGAAGCACCGGGATGAAACCCGTGGCGTGGGCGGACTGTTCTTTGATGACCTTAATGCGCCGGGCTTTGAGCAGAGCTTTGCCCTGATGCAGGCGGTGGGCAACGGGTTCCTCGATGCCTACCTGCCCATCGTGGCGCGCCGTAAAGACGATGCGTATGGTGAGCGGGAGCGCCAGTTCCAGCTGTACCGACGCGGTCGCTACGTGGAGTTCAACCTGGTGTATGACCGGGGCACCCTGTTTGGCCTGCAAACCGGTGGTCGCACCGAGTCCATTCTGATGTCGATGCCGCCGCTGGTGCGTTGGCAGTACCAGTACCAGCCAGAGGCTGACAGCGCGGAAGCCCGACTGTACGACTACCTGCGCCCGCGCGACTGGCTGGCAGAACTGCGCTGAGTTACTCGGGTGCCCGAACCGGGCACCCCTCTTCGGTATTGCGCATATGGTCGGCTAGGGGGATCAGCGCCTCCAGCATGGCGCGCCGCACCTGCCGATCTTTCACCTCCTGCTCCAACGCCCGCTTCATGCAGTGCAGCCAGAGATTGCGCTGGCGCTTATCCACCCGGAAGGGCAGGTGGCGGGCGCGCAGCATCGGGTGACCATACTTCTCCTCAAACAGTGGCGGCCCACCCAGCCAGCCACTGAGAAACTCAAACAGCTTAAGCTCGCTGCCGCTGAGGTCATCCGGATGGATGGCACGCAGGTCAGCGTAGTCCGGGTCATCCGCCATCAATTGATAGAAACGGTGGGCAATGGCTCGCACCGTGGGTTCGCCCCCCATCCTTTCATAAGCGGACGCGGGTTGCTTGCGGCTCAGGTGTCGGCGTATAAGTGACAGCATCTTCTTTCCTACAGCGATCAGGCAGGACCATGGATCAGTACGCGGTGTTTGGTCACCCCATTGCCCACAGCCAATCTCCCTTTATTCATCAGGCCTTCGCCGGGCAAACCGCCCAGGAGCTGGAGTACCGGGCCATCCTAGCACCAACCGATGGCTTCGCCGAAGCGGTACGGCAGTTCCGACAGCAAGGCGGATTGGGAGCCAACGTCACCCTGCCGTTTAAGGAGCAGGCGGCGGCATTGTGCGATCAGCTGACCGAACGGGCTCGTCTGGCCGGAGCGGTGAACACCCTGCACTGGCTGGCGGATGGCTCACTGCTTGGAGACAACACCGATGGGGCCGGCATGGTGGCGGATCTGCACCAACATGGTGTGACGCTGACCAACCGCCGGATCCTGATCCTTGGCGCTGGGGGGGCGGTACGCGGTGTCTTGGAACCGGTACTGGCCTGTCAGCCTCGTCAGCTGGTGATCGCCAATCGCACTGCGAGTAAAGCGGAAGCACTGGCGCGGGATTTCGCCGGGCTGGGAGAGGTGGTTGGTTGCGGCTTCGACCAGATAGAGGGGGCGTTTGATCTGATCATCAACGGCACCTCTGCCTCGCTGTCCGGAGACCTGCCGCCGCTGCCTCCCCATTGCCTGATTGCTGGTGGGATCACCTATGATATGGCTTATGGGGTTAACGCAACGCCGTTTCAGTGCTGGGGCGAGCGCCATGGCGGGCGACTCAATCTGGCGGGACTTGGCATGTTGGTCAACCAGGCGGCGGAGAGCTTTTATCGCTGGCGCGGGGTGCGGCCGGACACCGGTCCGGTGCATCAGGCGTTGCTGGCGCGACTGGAGGAAAAACAATGAATCAGCAGATCCTCTTTAACGACCATGTCGAAATTGAGTGGGAGCAGGGCTGGGCGAAGTTTCACGCTATGGTGGCGGGTCAGCAGGTGCCCTGCCTGGTCGGGCTGAATGTACTGGCCAATAAACTGGACAGCACATTAACCAGTGCCGAAGAAGCGGCGGCCGCGTTTGAACAGCTGCGCTTTGATCTGGAAGCGGAGGCGGAAATGCTGATTGAAGATGAAGCGTATGATGCACAAGGGCGGATCTGGCTGGGCCATCCGCCCATCTGAATCAGTCGGCCTCAGCCAGATACTTATCTTTCAGCCGCACATAATGTGCGGCTGACTCTTTCAGGAAGGCGAACTCCCCCTCGGTCAGCGGACGAGCCTGCTTGGCCGGGCTGCCAACATAGAGGTAGCCACTCTCCAGACGCTTGCCCGGTGGCACCAGTGCGCCGGCGCCAATGATCACATCATCCTCTACGATCACGCCGTCCAGAATGATGGCGCCCATGCCAACCAACACCCGGTCACCAATGGTGCAGCCGTGCAGCATCGCTTTATGGCCGACGGTAACGTCATCGCCAATGATCAGCGGAAAGCCATCAGGGTGGCCGTTGCCCGGACGGGACACGTGGAGAACGGACGCATCCTGGACATTGGTTCGTGCGCCGATGCGGATAAAGTTAACGTCGCCACGAGCTGCAACCAGGGGCCAGACACTGCTGTCCTCAGCCAGAGTAATGTCACCGTACAGAACGGCACTGGGTTCAACAAAGACGCCTTGGGCCAATTGAGGCAGCTGCCCCTGATAGGGTTTGATCGTCATTGTGGGCTCCATTTGGGGGGTAGGGGCCGCCATT containing:
- a CDS encoding L-threonylcarbamoyladenylate synthase, translated to MSRMLTVSEGAALMAKGGVVAYPTEAVFGLGCDPSNEEAVSRLLDIKQRPVEKGLILIAANYGQLLPFVNDSALPDARREAVMARWPGPTTWVMPAQPSVPGWVTGQFDTLAVRVTDHAIAADLCRAFGGPVVSTSANLTGQPPCRSADEVLAALGDRVDGVVMGDVGGRKDPSMILDAMTDQVFRT
- a CDS encoding DNA topoisomerase family protein, giving the protein MSKIDQQLFTTHEHALEREYGVCPECGSELAVRHGKHGAFLGCQSYPTCEYHRPLVEKTTVEAEILEGTECPLCGHPLALKSGRYGFYIGCSDFPQCHYIAKDEPETPATKVACPSCRSGELMERTNRFGKKFYACSGYPKCKYLLNFPPVAEPCPDCGWPLLVEKNVRGQRRWVCPQRSCKYQSETI
- a CDS encoding gamma carbonic anhydrase family protein; the protein is MTIKPYQGQLPQLAQGVFVEPSAVLYGDITLAEDSSVWPLVAARGDVNFIRIGARTNVQDASVLHVSRPGNGHPDGFPLIIGDDVTVGHKAMLHGCTIGDRVLVGMGAIILDGVIVEDDVIIGAGALVPPGKRLESGYLYVGSPAKQARPLTEGEFAFLKESAAHYVRLKDKYLAEAD
- a CDS encoding group II truncated hemoglobin, with amino-acid sequence MLSLIRRHLSRKQPASAYERMGGEPTVRAIAHRFYQLMADDPDYADLRAIHPDDLSGSELKLFEFLSGWLGGPPLFEEKYGHPMLRARHLPFRVDKRQRNLWLHCMKRALEQEVKDRQVRRAMLEALIPLADHMRNTEEGCPVRAPE
- the hemF gene encoding oxygen-dependent coproporphyrinogen oxidase; the encoded protein is MAPDVNAVKHYLLSLQNQICEALEGADGEARFQRDQWQREEGGGGESRVLRDGAVFEQAGVNFSHVMGAQMPASATAHRPELAGRRFEAMGVSLVIHPHNPHIPTTHANVRFFIAEKDGEDPVWWFGGGFDLTPYYPVDEDIRHWHQVAHDLCAPFGDQVYDEYKAWCDRYFFLKHRDETRGVGGLFFDDLNAPGFEQSFALMQAVGNGFLDAYLPIVARRKDDAYGERERQFQLYRRGRYVEFNLVYDRGTLFGLQTGGRTESILMSMPPLVRWQYQYQPEADSAEARLYDYLRPRDWLAELR
- the dprA gene encoding DNA-processing protein DprA, which produces MRKRALLERIPWRQLWTEAERGRIPGWSAAQHRALLEPDSAAIDQALSWLNASPHHHLVTLSDSLYPSSLKHLPDAPILLFVAGNPDLLQHSSIAMVGSRNASLAGRQLAERWASQLAELGWSVVSGLAEGIDGAAHRGALAVGGVTISVEGCGLDRIYPRRHRTLAEQIEQQGARVSEFWPGIAPRPAHFPLRNRIVSGLSLGTIVVEAGLRSGSLITARLAAEQGREVFAVPGSVQDPNRMGCHQLIQNGAKLVTDPVDILEELMLQLPQAALERMISSSQGDVQSLPVPALLDSVDYDATPIDNVVARSQLPVEVVLEQLTEMELDGWVAAVPGGYVRLRGK
- a CDS encoding collagenase, which gives rise to MRLLLPLALTGLLGACTTLPQPQPVTLTNWQQPDPAQLPLALDNLSRGEAEPALDYLRAFSYFGDPDTLTEAQQQQLHSAMLAQGKSLDALAEPRLAEQWAVAFYRYYGQEAMQPYAEALLPSLIRQLDRFAEQAPQTLAQEYALWELLRAPGLLMHQVRRKDAENPLHAALTERELTEALTRYAASAGAHYQGQDWPLQNAYWVLAHQRLLLSEEKGEAQDQAVAAIARQDLSQRGDAAKTAFTLGYLVNAFLGQEACKETYGDLCAIPEPEAVLPITHACTERLVIRTQDLNEAELAESCDKLTSQEDHFHQLLGTGMTPVVNDYNTALEVVVFKNWSQYNAYGQLLFDISTDNGGMYIEGTPQAEGNQARFFAFRGWWLPEFNVWNLNHEYIHYLDGRYIKYGGFGHFPGQMVWWAEGMAEYISKGEDNRQAQKLLQDTDPAEWPSLETIFATEYDDGLDRTYRWSYMAVRYLAEQAPDSLVAITKPLKGDYAEGYATILSDTAEAHQAGFSQWLTEWAAAPLPEEADASPYPRKLNRYGYRDYLRPAQLANSEGHLHF
- a CDS encoding DUF494 family protein, translated to MFDILMYLFETYVQSDVELLFDREELTDELSRAGFRSDEIGKALIWIEKLAALQDSDRHPYLTGVEPGSFRIYTAEEVARLDTESRGFLMFLEQIQVLSATTREMVIDRVMELDGEPLSLDDLKWVVLMVLFNAPGNEQAYTQMEDLIFEEPEGLLH
- a CDS encoding LysM peptidoglycan-binding domain-containing protein encodes the protein MRIAIIMLAALLSLPLAADTLTLKPGHPQTYVVKKGDTLWDISALFLDDPWRWPTLWGANPQIANPHLIYPGDRLNLVYLDGQPRLVRKPMKRMSPQMDVQQKGGAIPALPLSMIEPYLSFQQILGEKALADTPQVIGGERDAVRYAKGDVVFINERLPLGEKFGIYMLARRFVDPDTKEFLGQEALMTATGRVIESGTVSRIELLSMRQEVKTGHRVMALEDDLLLPAYMMPTAAPHGADGRVIASDAMVREIGPLEVAIINRGSEDGAAAGQVYAISKEGTEVVEQGDGEFVQPEDRRAYDEMVATLSDGRTIKQPEVYRGELMLFKTYDRVSLGLIVNGRHPVRLLDVLSRPEPLVFGSDSD
- the purE gene encoding 5-(carboxyamino)imidazole ribonucleotide mutase, with translation MSTPFVAVLMGSDSDLPTMQSTLDVLKGFGIRYEAKVTSAHRTPAATHAYVQDAEARGCKVFICAAGLAAHLAGAVAGITTRPVIGVPIDNGPLQGHDALLSTVMMPGGVPVATVAIGSAGAKNAGYLAAQMLAVGDDELAAAVKAERQKSAEAVQAKDAALQAKLAG
- a CDS encoding DUF1488 domain-containing protein; this translates as MNQQILFNDHVEIEWEQGWAKFHAMVAGQQVPCLVGLNVLANKLDSTLTSAEEAAAAFEQLRFDLEAEAEMLIEDEAYDAQGRIWLGHPPI
- the aroE gene encoding shikimate dehydrogenase, giving the protein MDQYAVFGHPIAHSQSPFIHQAFAGQTAQELEYRAILAPTDGFAEAVRQFRQQGGLGANVTLPFKEQAAALCDQLTERARLAGAVNTLHWLADGSLLGDNTDGAGMVADLHQHGVTLTNRRILILGAGGAVRGVLEPVLACQPRQLVIANRTASKAEALARDFAGLGEVVGCGFDQIEGAFDLIINGTSASLSGDLPPLPPHCLIAGGITYDMAYGVNATPFQCWGERHGGRLNLAGLGMLVNQAAESFYRWRGVRPDTGPVHQALLARLEEKQ